A region from the Anoplolepis gracilipes chromosome 2, ASM4749672v1, whole genome shotgun sequence genome encodes:
- the LOC140663222 gene encoding jerky protein-like yields the protein MAEFSGDPTNKNTFDTLESNNPGSSRQAKEETSPSKNSRSEQYDIIKKELLEWITKQITLKQNVPVAMFKNKAQKFIEQKNLSESDETRDSWIKKFITENFQKVPESWNWSKDISVKRKIEAEQFIQKLDQQRKRENISEDNIYSMVKVSFNWKIVVDRKKANTKTHINIDKFRNDKLIGIFCINATGSNKLPPYFIYQYENEETVRYLDNKYHNKILKSKINLSEKREMFKLWYKDFFMERVDEHQRKAGKNDKVILLLKKCKEFLPLKDIRRNPFKIVFFPSSSINVFQPITYEVNKSLYYMFETDVRYNAGFGLNSICECWATMLFKYFSWNKIIKDKPRSEENTPSTSFDQTSELHINVTEEDTAIEGLNEPTKKSRRE from the coding sequence atggCTGAATTTAGCGGTGATCCTACCAATAAAAACACTTTTGATACACTTGAAAGTAACAATCCAGGATCAAGTCGACAAGCGAAAGAAGAAACAAGTCCAAGTAAAAATTCTCGAAGCGAGCagtatgatataataaaaaaagaattacttGAATGGATAACAAAACAGATTACATTGAAACAAAATGTTCCTGTGGCTATGTTTAAGAATAAAgcacaaaaatttatagaacaGAAGAATTTATCAGAATCAGACGAGACGAGAGATTcatggattaaaaaatttataacggaaaattttcaaaaggtACCTGAGAGTTGGAATTGGAGTAAAGACATATctgtcaaaagaaaaattgaagctgaacaatttattcaaaaactcGATCAGCAGCGTAAAAGGGAAAATATtagtgaagataatatttatagtatggTTAAAGTGTCTTTTAATTGGAAAATAGTTGTGGACAGGAAGAAAGCTAACACAAAAACTCACATTAACATAGACAAATTTAGAAATGACAAACTAATtggtatattttgtataaatgccACAGGTAGTAATAAACTACCaccttattttatttatcaatatgaaAATGAAGAAACTGTCCGATATTTGGACAACAAATATcacaacaaaattttgaagtcaaaaataaatttgtcagaAAAACGAGAAATGTTCAAATTATGGTACAAAGACTTTTTTATGGAGCGTGTGGACGAACATCAAAGAAAAGCAGGAAAAAACGATAAAGTGATTTTACTCCTTAAGAAATGCAAGGAATTTTTACCCTTAAAAGACATTAGGAGAAATCCATTCAAAATAGTGTTTTTTCCTTCATCgagtataaatgtatttcaacCAATAACTTACGaagttaataaaagtttatactATATGTTTGAAACCGATGTAAGATATAATGCCGGTTTCGGTCTCAATTCAATCTGTGAATGTTGGGCAACCatgttgtttaaatatttttcctggaataaaattattaaagacaaACCTCGCTCAGAAGAGAAT